The following proteins come from a genomic window of Microtus ochrogaster isolate Prairie Vole_2 chromosome 7, MicOch1.0, whole genome shotgun sequence:
- the LOC101986444 gene encoding C-type lectin domain family 10 member A-like — MTYENFQNLGSEVKNQETGKAAPPQSFLWNVFSWTHLLLFSLGLGFLLLVVVSVIGSQNSQLRRDLGTLRASSENLTSYMKAELQALNSKGDSLQERISSLKVDVDDHRQELLAGRDLRQKVTSLESTVEKKEQALKTDLSAMMERVQQLGKDLKALSCQLASLRNNGSERTCCPLHWIEHEGSCYWFSQTGKSWPEADKYCQLENAHLVVVNSMEEQRFINDHKGPVPTWMGLTDQNGPWRWVDGTDFENGFKNWKPLQPDNWHGHGLGGGEDCAHFSYDDGRWNDDVCQRIYRWICESKLSKDS, encoded by the exons ATGACGTATGAAAACTTCCAGAACTTGGGGAGTGAGGTGAAAAACCAGGAGACTGGAAAAG CGGctcctccccagtccttcctgTGGAATGTCTTCTCCTGgacccacctcctcctcttctccctgggcCTTGGCTTCCTGCTGCTGGTGGTTGTCTCTGTGATTGGATCCCAAA ATTCCCAGTTAAGGAGGGACCTAGGCACCCTGAGAGCCAGTTCAGAAAACCTCACCTCCTACATGAAGGCTGAACTGCAGGCCCTGAACTCCAAGG GTGACAGCTTGCAAGAAAGGATCAGTTCTCTGAAAGTGGACGTGGACGATCACAGGCAGGAACTGCTGGCAG GCCGAGACTTGAGGCAGAAGGTGACTTCTCTGGAGAGTACAGTGGAGAAAAAGGAACAGGCCCTGAAAACAG ATCTTTCTGCAATGATGGAGCGTGTCCAACAGCTGGGGAAGGACTTGAAAGCCCTGTCGTGCCAGCTGGCCAGCCTCAGGAACAATG GCTCTGAAAGGACCTGCTGCCCCCTTCACTGGATAGAACACGAAGGCAGCTGCTACTGGTTCTCGCAAACTGGGAAGTCATGGCCTGAGGCTGACAAGTACTGCCAGCTGGAGAACGCTCACCTGGTGGTGGTCAACTCCATGGAGGAGCAG agaTTTATCAATGACCACAAGGGCCCCGTGCCCACCTGGATGGGCCTAACAGACCAAAATGGACCCTGGAGATGGGTGGATGGGACTGACTTTGAGAATGGCTTCAA GAATTGGAAGCCACTACAGCCAGATAATTGGCATGGCCACgggctgggaggaggtgaggacTGTGCCCACTTCTCTTACGATGATGGTCGCTGGAATGATGACGTCTGCCAGAGGATTTACCGCTGGATTTGTGAATCAAAGCTGAGCAAAGACAGCTAA